GCTCGAATGCTGGATTTCGACGAGTCCCTGCGCCTCTAAGACTCGAACGGCGTCGTACACCCGAGTTCGGGGCACGTCGGTGATCTCGCTGAGCTGTTTTGCCGTCCCCGTCGAGAGTCGCGAGAGACCGACGAAACACTTCGCTTCGTACTCCTTCAGCCCCAGTTGCTGGAGCACCTCCGTTGCCTCGTCTAACGCGTTTTCCGTACTCATGTGTCCCAACTCACACCCCGGGATACCCCGCGGTCGTCAAACTCTCTCTCCGCTGGGCAAATAGGCGTTGTTACTGGGGGACCCGCCTACTCGGCCGTTCGAACCGAGCTAGCGAGTTGCGCTAGCGGGGGTATTCGATAACATAATTTGTTGTTGCTAGAATGATCACAGTAGATTCAAAACGTCTCAAACGGAAGTATATAGACGAGAAATAAATATTGAAGTTTAACTCGATTAATCACAAAATGATTATACCGGAGGAAGGCTATCGTGTATCTGGCGCGTTGAGGAATTGTGTCCCAACCACAACCCGAACGCGCGCCGGCTCGGCCACCACCGTGGCTGAGTTTCGCGGCTCTGGAGGGACGTTACATATGGACGCAGATTCGGCCGGAACCTCCGCAATCCCCAACAGTCGGGCACCCCACCGGTTCGACCCCGAACGGACCCTTTTTTATGAGTGCGTAGCGGCGCGATTCGGCTGCATCCTCGACTCAGTTGAGAACTGGATCGGCGACGCCGCATCGAAGAACGACGTCGTCGTCGGGGGCCAGTCCGTCTCGACCGCGGGCGCTGGCCGGGGTATTGTCAGAGTGCTAGACAACCAGATGTACGGACCGACGGGAACAGCCACATCGTTGTACCCAACCGACTCTCACGTGACGACTCACGGCGTGGAGCCGATCGAACACTGACAATGCAACAGAGCGGAACATCACTGAAGGAGGCGAAATGAGCGACGAACGAACGAAGGACCCGACCGATTCGAATCCCGATCACGAAACCGTCCGCGCGCGGTACGACTGGGAATCGACGCCGCCGTCGACGGCGATCGTCGAGACGATAGCGGAGGCGACCGGTGACAACCCGACAGCCTTGGAACCCCTGTACGAATCGGTGGATCCCGACGCCCTGAACGCGCTCTTGACGTCGGTCCCGTCGCGTACTGCCGGACGTGATCTCCGTATCTCGCTGTCTGTGGACGGACACGCGATCACGGTCTTCGGCGACGGCGGAATCGTCGTCCGACCCGACGGGATGGCGTGATCCACGGGGCGATCCTGGACCGTCCCCGACGTACCGACAGTTCGCGGCCGATAGATTCCGTATCGTGAAATACGATATATGGATGCGAGATCGGCTGATCGAATCAGTATCTTCAACACCGCCCGTCGCAAACCCGCTCGTATGAGTCTCGAACGCGAGTACGAGTGCCCCGAGTGCGGTCACACGGGATTCTGGAAGACTGCGTCGATGGAGCTCCACCTCGGCACGAAGACGAAGTGGAGTTGCAACGAGTGCGGCTACGGCTTCATCGAGATCAACGGCATCAGCACCGCAAAGGCGTAATCGCTGTTTTTCGATCGCTCACTCGTCGCCGTCGAGCGCCCGCCAGGAGAGCCGCGGGTTCCGCGCGGCGTCGGCCTGGTCGATCCGGCGCGCCGTCGTCTTCGACGGCGCGGTCTCGAGTTCGGCGTCGGAATCGGCCATCGCGGCGTCGAAGGCCGCGGCGAGGTCGTCGAGTGACGCTTTGTTCTCGGCCTCCGTCGGTTCGGTGAGCA
This portion of the Halobellus litoreus genome encodes:
- a CDS encoding HalOD1 output domain-containing protein translates to MSDERTKDPTDSNPDHETVRARYDWESTPPSTAIVETIAEATGDNPTALEPLYESVDPDALNALLTSVPSRTAGRDLRISLSVDGHAITVFGDGGIVVRPDGMA